The DNA segment TTCAGAGCCGAAAGGCGACAAACAAGTTGTTAAAAGTTATTCATTCAATGTTAACGCTGATACTGACGATACTAAACTTAAAGAAGTAGCCGATGAAATCGCGAAATTAGTATCTAAAAACATTGATAATACTACAATTAATACAAAATCACTAATTTAATAGAGGAGAATTATTATGGAAAAAACATTAAATATTTTTTTTACAACTAAAAATAAAAAAACTTATCATATTTCTTTAGCTCATCCTAAAGATGGCTTAACTAAAGAAGTTGTCCAAGGTGTCGCTCAAAAAATTATTGATGCACAATGCTTTAACAGTGATAAACATACTCTTGTTGCTTTCAAAAAAGCAACTTATGTAACTCGTGAAGAAAACGAGATTCTATAATTAAGCAAAAAAGGTGCGATATCTATCGCACCTTTTTTATGCGCACATTATTATTTAGAGAAGTATTAAAGAAAAAATCATAAATTTTAAGGAGGGTCTTTTATGGATATTTTGAATTTTATCAACACTGTAGGTTTCCCTATTTTTGTTGCTGTTTTTTTCTTATTAAAACTAGATAAAACTCTGCAAAATATCGGAAAAAGTGTCAATGATTTGACCGAAATTATCAAAATAAAACTTAACACTAAAGACTAATTTTTACTCTTACACATAGTCAATTTATAGAGTTAGTTCATTCAAATAGATTATTTATTAAGGAGGCTTATTATGGCAACACAACAAACAATGGTTAATTGGGCAAAAGATCAAATTTATAAATGGATAGATATGGATGGCGCTTATGGAGCACAGTGCGTTGACTTAATTATGGCTTATGTCAAAAACTTCGCAAACTTTCGTGTATCAGGCAACGCTATTGACTACTTGACAAACTCCCTTCCTAATGGATGGCGTCGATATCGTAAAGGAGAAGCTACTATCGCTCCTGGAGACATTGCAATATGGCACTGGGGCTCATGGGACAAATATGGTCACGTTGGAATCGTTATCGATGTGCGTAGTAATATTATTACTTCTGTTGAGCAAAATGTTGATGGTACTCCAGAGCGTGGTGGTGCAGCAAAAATTATGGCGCGTGACGATACTTATCTTGTCGGTTTTATCCGTCCGCCTTATGACAACGGAGAAAACTGGACAAGAATACCCGAACAAGGAAGATTTATAGTTGAAGTAACAGAAATTAACGTTCGAACAAAACCTAGTATTTTTTCTCAAAAAGTCGACTCTTACACTACTGGAGAAAAAGTTTTTTATGATAGTTATGTTATTAACGAAGGTCTAATTTGGATTAGTTATATTTCTTACAAAGGCGAACGCCATTATATTGCTACCGGCGCTTGTAAAAATGGAAAAAGAATAAGCAACTGGGGACGATTTTTACAATAATTCATATATAAACCTGTAAAACAAAAAAGAAAGATACTCTTACCTATCTTTCTTTTTTAATATTTACCCCCTAAAGGTCCCTGACCACCAATTATTAACCCTACATTATGTTGATGAAAGATTATAATTCAATAGAGTCCGCCTTAGCGGCCAAGAATCTTTAGGTAAAGGGATTTGTTAAGGTGTTTTTTATAAAAAAGTTAGTGCTTCTAATTAACTTTTGAAAATACTCAAAATTTTTAAATTTACTGTTTTTCTCTTATCTCTATATTAAGTGTATCAAAGTTTTTATAATAAATCAACAATTATTTGTTAAAATATTTCGTTTATTATATAACCGTCTGTAGTTTTATATTTCGTTCTTTAAACTAAAATTAAAATATTAACAATTATTTTTACTTTATGTATACCTCAACAAAATAAAGTTTCTTTGTTTTTTCTGCTTTCTTGTATTTTTGTTTTTATGTAAATAATAATAATTTTTTAAAATAAAATAATGTGGTTATTTTTCTTTTTTTATGTTTTATTGATAACTTGTCTCTATTTTTCTCTATTTTAAGTTTTCTGTTGATTTTATTGAAAGTTTAGTTTAAACTTATTTAATATACAAATATTATCTTTATTATTTTTTAGTTTTTGGTGGATTACTTAATCTACCTTTTATTGTTTTCGAGGTGTTTTTATGAATGATATGACCAAAGGTCCTATTTTATCAAAAATTTTATATTTTTCCATTTTCATCTTTATCGGTGGCCTTTTGCAAAATCTTTATCTTATTATTGATTCGATTATTCTTGGTCACTATATCGGAGAAAGTGGTATCGCTGTTGTCGGAATAGCTAACCCTATTAATTTTATTATAATGGGGTTCTTAATAGGTGCGGCTTATGGTTTCGGGGTAATTATGGCAAGAAGTTTCGGTGCTGGAGACTTCAATCAGTTTAGAAGGTATTTTTTCAATTCTATTATCCTATCTCTTATTTTAGGATTTATCTTTACAGTAGTATTATTTTTCGCCAATGAGTATCTTTTAAAATTGATTAATACTCCTAGCGAGCTTTTTAATGAAGCTCACAAGTTTTTATTAATTTTGTACTTAGGTTGTGCTTCTACACTAATTTACAACCTATTTGCAGCTACACTACGTAGTATAGGTAATAGTCTTACCCCCGTTTTATTTTTACTTCTTTCTGTAGTAATTAACGGTATCGTTGTTTTTATCTTTGTAGCTATTCTGAATTTAGGCGTTGTCGGAAGCGCTTTTGGTACTATTATCGCCCAAACAACTTCTGCTCTGTGTTGCTATTTTTATATCCAATATAAATACCCCAACATACGCTTAACAAAGAATGATACTGTCCTCGATATTAAAAATATGAAAGAATTACTTGTCCAAGGAGCTCCTATGGGGATGCAATTTTCTTTTACAGGTATCGGACTTATTATCGTTCAAAAATACCTTAATGGTTTTGGAACAAACTATATCGCGGGTTATAGTGTTGCTATACGTATTCAAAATATCGTAGCGTATATTTTCGTAGCGCTTGGAACAGCAATTTCAACCTTTACTAGCCAAAATATCGGAGCTAAAAAAATGTATCGTATTTCTAAAGCTATTCGCTATATGACTATAACTTCGATTCTAACCGCTATATTCAGTATGGTTGTTATTAGATTAGGAGGCATCTACTTTATTTCTATCTTTACCGCCGAACCTAATACTGAATTAACCGAATCTGCCTTGATGTATTTTAATAATGTTACCCTTGCTTATATACCATTAGCTATTCTTATCTTGTTTAGAAATATCTTACAAGGTTATGGTTTTCCTATCACGGCGATGATGGCAGGTATTGTAGAACTTATTAACCGAGTTATTATCGTTATTCTTTTCACCGATTCACTTGGTTTCCTAGCGATTTGCCTTGCTGATTCTGTTAACTGGTTGATCACCGCAGTTTTCTTACTTGGAGTATATTTTTTCGCAGTACGCTATCACAAACAGAAATTCAAAGAGTTTTATTAACAACTCCCTATAAAAACTAGCAAAAATAACGCTAGTTTTTTATTTTACCTTTCTTAATTCTTCTAATTATGTTACAATAAAAGCAAATTTTAATATTAAGGAGGGACTCTATGATTACTAAAGAAATGATTGAAAAAGTTATCGAGAAGATTACTAAAGAAAATCAAAAAGAGTGCATTCATATTTATCCAGAAAAGAGTGTTAACCTAAGTATATTCGATAGCAAGTTTGGAGGTATTCCTTATTTGCCTAAAAACTTTGAAGTACCATATGGA comes from the Gemella morbillorum genome and includes:
- a CDS encoding DUF2922 domain-containing protein, coding for MEKTLNIFFTTKNKKTYHISLAHPKDGLTKEVVQGVAQKIIDAQCFNSDKHTLVAFKKATYVTREENEIL
- a CDS encoding CHAP domain-containing protein codes for the protein MATQQTMVNWAKDQIYKWIDMDGAYGAQCVDLIMAYVKNFANFRVSGNAIDYLTNSLPNGWRRYRKGEATIAPGDIAIWHWGSWDKYGHVGIVIDVRSNIITSVEQNVDGTPERGGAAKIMARDDTYLVGFIRPPYDNGENWTRIPEQGRFIVEVTEINVRTKPSIFSQKVDSYTTGEKVFYDSYVINEGLIWISYISYKGERHYIATGACKNGKRISNWGRFLQ
- a CDS encoding MATE family efflux transporter, producing the protein MNDMTKGPILSKILYFSIFIFIGGLLQNLYLIIDSIILGHYIGESGIAVVGIANPINFIIMGFLIGAAYGFGVIMARSFGAGDFNQFRRYFFNSIILSLILGFIFTVVLFFANEYLLKLINTPSELFNEAHKFLLILYLGCASTLIYNLFAATLRSIGNSLTPVLFLLLSVVINGIVVFIFVAILNLGVVGSAFGTIIAQTTSALCCYFYIQYKYPNIRLTKNDTVLDIKNMKELLVQGAPMGMQFSFTGIGLIIVQKYLNGFGTNYIAGYSVAIRIQNIVAYIFVALGTAISTFTSQNIGAKKMYRISKAIRYMTITSILTAIFSMVVIRLGGIYFISIFTAEPNTELTESALMYFNNVTLAYIPLAILILFRNILQGYGFPITAMMAGIVELINRVIIVILFTDSLGFLAICLADSVNWLITAVFLLGVYFFAVRYHKQKFKEFY
- a CDS encoding YvrJ family protein yields the protein MDILNFINTVGFPIFVAVFFLLKLDKTLQNIGKSVNDLTEIIKIKLNTKD